A stretch of Caenorhabditis elegans chromosome IV DNA encodes these proteins:
- the srf-3 gene encoding UDP-galactose/UDP-N-acetylglucosamine transporter srf-3 (Confirmed by transcript evidence): MMGRNDDAFHPLLHSTPESSVKIPVPLVSVGRESSQSKGNMKTAILIWLTLQNSIHTLLIRYSRAREVDAMFVSTVAVWLTEVIKCFICLFLVAQEETPRRFIHALRTQILEQPYDTLKVCIPAMIYIVQNNLFYVAASHLDAATFMITSQLKIFTAAIFTVIILRRSLNRTQWFALAVLFVGVSLVQLQGTKAKESSGESPFVGFVAVVVACCLSGFAGIYFEKILKGSAPVSLWMRNVQMAVFSIPASFSAIYMQDSKTVNEYGLLYGFDSIVWLTVLWYGVGGLSVAVCIKYADNIAKNFATSVAIILSTIGSIFLFDFIPSFTFLLGASLVIFSIFLYSSHQSMVAALGRLRGEIPSTKEAFCL; encoded by the exons ATGATGGGTAGAAATGACGACGCATTTCATCCACTGCTCCACTCAACGCCCGAGAGTTCGGTTAAAATACCT GTACCCTTGGTGTCTGTTGGCCGTGAATCTTCACAATCAAAAGGAAATATGAAGACGGCAATTTTGATATGGTTAACACTACAGAATAGTATACATACTCTTCTTATTAG atattctcGAGCTCGTGAAGTTGACGCCATGTTTGTTAGTACTGTAGCTGTTTGGTTAACTGAAGtgataaaatgtttcatttgtCTATTCTTAGTAGCTCAAGAAGAGACACCTAGAag ATTCATCCACGCTCTACGAACTCAAATCCTAGAGCAACCCTATGACACATTGAAAGTTTGCATTCCCGCCATGATCTACATAGTTCAAAATAATCTTTTCTACGTGGCAGCTTCACATTTAGACGCCGCAACTTTCATG ataacatcacagcttaaaattttcacggcGGCTATTTTCACGGTTATCATCTTGCGCAGATCTCTGAATCGAACACAATG GTTCGCACTAGCTGTATTATTTGTCGGAGTCTCTCTCGTTCAACTTCAAGGTACAAAAGCAAAGGAATCATCTGGTGAATCTCCATTCGTCGGATTCGTAGCCGTCGTCGTAGCATGCTGTCTTTCTGGATTTGCTggaatttatttcgaaaagaTTCTCAAAGGATCAGCACCAGTATCTCTTTGGATGAGAAATGTTCAAATGGCAGTTTTCTCGATTCCAGCATCATTTTCGGCGATTTATATGCAGGATTCGAAAACTGTCAATGAGTATGGATTGTTGTATGGTTTTGACTCAATTGTTTGGCTTACTGTACTTTGGTACGGTGTTGGAG GTCTCTCTGTTGCTGTTTGCATCAAGTACGCCGACAACATTGCCAAGAATTTTGCCACTTCAGTCGCCATCATTCTCTCCACAATCGGATCCATTTTCCTTTTCGATTTCATTCCATCGTTCACTTTCTTGCTCGGCGCCTCACTTgtcattttctcaattttcctcTATTCATCTCATCAGTCGATGGTGGCGGCTCTCGGCCGATTACGTGGCGAGATTCCGTCTACAAAAGAGGCGTTTTGTCTGTAA
- the srf-3 gene encoding UDP-galactose/UDP-N-acetylglucosamine transporter srf-3 (Confirmed by transcript evidence), translating to MKTAILIWLTLQNSIHTLLIRYSRAREVDAMFVSTVAVWLTEVIKCFICLFLVAQEETPRRFIHALRTQILEQPYDTLKVCIPAMIYIVQNNLFYVAASHLDAATFMITSQLKIFTAAIFTVIILRRSLNRTQWFALAVLFVGVSLVQLQGTKAKESSGESPFVGFVAVVVACCLSGFAGIYFEKILKGSAPVSLWMRNVQMAVFSIPASFSAIYMQDSKTVNEYGLLYGFDSIVWLTVLWYGVGGLSVAVCIKYADNIAKNFATSVAIILSTIGSIFLFDFIPSFTFLLGASLVIFSIFLYSSHQSMVAALGRLRGEIPSTKEAFCL from the exons ATGAAGACGGCAATTTTGATATGGTTAACACTACAGAATAGTATACATACTCTTCTTATTAG atattctcGAGCTCGTGAAGTTGACGCCATGTTTGTTAGTACTGTAGCTGTTTGGTTAACTGAAGtgataaaatgtttcatttgtCTATTCTTAGTAGCTCAAGAAGAGACACCTAGAag ATTCATCCACGCTCTACGAACTCAAATCCTAGAGCAACCCTATGACACATTGAAAGTTTGCATTCCCGCCATGATCTACATAGTTCAAAATAATCTTTTCTACGTGGCAGCTTCACATTTAGACGCCGCAACTTTCATG ataacatcacagcttaaaattttcacggcGGCTATTTTCACGGTTATCATCTTGCGCAGATCTCTGAATCGAACACAATG GTTCGCACTAGCTGTATTATTTGTCGGAGTCTCTCTCGTTCAACTTCAAGGTACAAAAGCAAAGGAATCATCTGGTGAATCTCCATTCGTCGGATTCGTAGCCGTCGTCGTAGCATGCTGTCTTTCTGGATTTGCTggaatttatttcgaaaagaTTCTCAAAGGATCAGCACCAGTATCTCTTTGGATGAGAAATGTTCAAATGGCAGTTTTCTCGATTCCAGCATCATTTTCGGCGATTTATATGCAGGATTCGAAAACTGTCAATGAGTATGGATTGTTGTATGGTTTTGACTCAATTGTTTGGCTTACTGTACTTTGGTACGGTGTTGGAG GTCTCTCTGTTGCTGTTTGCATCAAGTACGCCGACAACATTGCCAAGAATTTTGCCACTTCAGTCGCCATCATTCTCTCCACAATCGGATCCATTTTCCTTTTCGATTTCATTCCATCGTTCACTTTCTTGCTCGGCGCCTCACTTgtcattttctcaattttcctcTATTCATCTCATCAGTCGATGGTGGCGGCTCTCGGCCGATTACGTGGCGAGATTCCGTCTACAAAAGAGGCGTTTTGTCTGTAA
- the srf-3 gene encoding UDP-galactose/UDP-N-acetylglucosamine transporter srf-3 (Confirmed by transcript evidence) gives MIYIVQNNLFYVAASHLDAATFMITSQLKIFTAAIFTVIILRRSLNRTQWFALAVLFVGVSLVQLQGTKAKESSGESPFVGFVAVVVACCLSGFAGIYFEKILKGSAPVSLWMRNVQMAVFSIPASFSAIYMQDSKTVNEYGLLYGFDSIVWLTVLWYGVGGLSVAVCIKYADNIAKNFATSVAIILSTIGSIFLFDFIPSFTFLLGASLVIFSIFLYSSHQSMVAALGRLRGEIPSTKEAFCL, from the exons ATGATCTACATAGTTCAAAATAATCTTTTCTACGTGGCAGCTTCACATTTAGACGCCGCAACTTTCATG ataacatcacagcttaaaattttcacggcGGCTATTTTCACGGTTATCATCTTGCGCAGATCTCTGAATCGAACACAATG GTTCGCACTAGCTGTATTATTTGTCGGAGTCTCTCTCGTTCAACTTCAAGGTACAAAAGCAAAGGAATCATCTGGTGAATCTCCATTCGTCGGATTCGTAGCCGTCGTCGTAGCATGCTGTCTTTCTGGATTTGCTggaatttatttcgaaaagaTTCTCAAAGGATCAGCACCAGTATCTCTTTGGATGAGAAATGTTCAAATGGCAGTTTTCTCGATTCCAGCATCATTTTCGGCGATTTATATGCAGGATTCGAAAACTGTCAATGAGTATGGATTGTTGTATGGTTTTGACTCAATTGTTTGGCTTACTGTACTTTGGTACGGTGTTGGAG GTCTCTCTGTTGCTGTTTGCATCAAGTACGCCGACAACATTGCCAAGAATTTTGCCACTTCAGTCGCCATCATTCTCTCCACAATCGGATCCATTTTCCTTTTCGATTTCATTCCATCGTTCACTTTCTTGCTCGGCGCCTCACTTgtcattttctcaattttcctcTATTCATCTCATCAGTCGATGGTGGCGGCTCTCGGCCGATTACGTGGCGAGATTCCGTCTACAAAAGAGGCGTTTTGTCTGTAA
- the nstp-5 gene encoding UDP-galactose transporter (Confirmed by transcript evidence), whose protein sequence is MGLTKAETIKYSSLVVLVVQNCSLVLFMRYAMTKDRPKFLKTITVLFGEIFKCTVSLLLACIEEKSIAKGLRKIHHEFFVNWRDTLKVLVPSAIYTVQNFLLYVAVDNLPAATYMVTYQLKILTTAAFTVLVLHRRLTIQQWISLFVLFAGVVVVQYDQKMSNEREKAAAAAVLSSTLAPTTTVSPFSNLTTTLTTVVTTASLASSKTENSVLGFIAVLIACVLSGFAGIYFEKILKGSNVSIWIRNIQLAFPSIFFAFLFASVKDNSSLYQDGPNPIEIWNNMLQGFDWAVWVTVAINAFGGLVVAVVIKYADNILKAFATSLAIVLNCIAAYFLFNFRPSILFLVGASGVIAAVFAYSMYPYKASHQALPTDAPKEVELQPVVESSKS, encoded by the exons ATGGGGCTCACAAAAGCAGAAACCATCAAATACTCATCACTGGTGGTTCTGGTTGTCCAGAACTGCTCACTGGTGCTTTTTATGCGATATGCCATGACAAAGGATAgaccgaaatttttgaag acaATTACAGTTTTATTcggagaaattttcaagtgcACCGTCAGTTTATTGCTCGCGTGTATCGAGGAGAAGAGCATTGCCAA aggACTCCGTAAAATCCATCACGAATTCTTCGTCAACTGGAGGGATACACTGAAAGTTCTGGTGCCATCCGCGATCTACACAGTTCAGAATTTCTTGCTCTACGTTGCCGTCGACAATCTTCCAGCCGCCACGTATATGGTCACTtatcagctgaaaattctgaCGACGGCCGCATTTACTGTTCTCGTACTTCATCGACGTTTGACAATTCAACAGTGGATCTCGCTTTTCGTACTTTTCGCCGGAGTCGTCGTTGTTCAATAT gatcaaaaaatgtcgaaCGAGCGGGAAAAGGCGGCAGCGGCAGCGGTACTTTCCTCAACACTAGCTCCAACAACTACAGTATCCCCATTCTCAAATCTCACCACAACTCTCACCACTGTCGTCACAACAGCGTCACTGGCATCGTCTAAAACAGAAAATTCGGTGCTCG GATTTATCGCCGTTCTCATCGCTTGCGTTCTATCCGGATTTGCTGGAATCTATTTCGAGAAGATTCTCAAAG GTTCAAATGTGTCGATTTGGATCAGAAATATCCAGCTGGCGTTCCCATCGATTTTCTTCGCTTTTCTCTTTGCATCG GTAAAAGACAATTCAAGCCTCTACCAAGACGGCCCGAACCCAATCGAAATCTGGAATAACATGCTTCAAGGATTCGACTGGGCAgtctgggttactgtagccatCAACGCATTCGGAGGACTCGTTGTTGCAGTCGTCATCAAGTATGCTGATAATATTCTCAAGGCATTTGCAACATCACTTGCCATCGTTCTCAACTGTATCGCTGCTTACTTCCTGTTCAACTTCCGTCCATCGATTCTCTTCCTCGTCGGAGCTTCTGGTGTTATCGCAGCCGTCTTCGCCTATAGCATGTACCCGTACAA agccTCTCATCAAGCCCTGCCAACCGATGCGCCGAAAGAAGTCGAGTTGCAGCCTGTGGTCGAGAGCAGCAAATCATAA
- the nstp-5 gene encoding UDP-galactose transporter (Confirmed by transcript evidence) encodes MSNEREKAAAAAVLSSTLAPTTTVSPFSNLTTTLTTVVTTASLASSKTENSVLGFIAVLIACVLSGFAGIYFEKILKGSNVSIWIRNIQLAFPSIFFAFLFASVKDNSSLYQDGPNPIEIWNNMLQGFDWAVWVTVAINAFGGLVVAVVIKYADNILKAFATSLAIVLNCIAAYFLFNFRPSILFLVGASGVIAAVFAYSMYPYKASHQALPTDAPKEVELQPVVESSKS; translated from the exons atgtcgaaCGAGCGGGAAAAGGCGGCAGCGGCAGCGGTACTTTCCTCAACACTAGCTCCAACAACTACAGTATCCCCATTCTCAAATCTCACCACAACTCTCACCACTGTCGTCACAACAGCGTCACTGGCATCGTCTAAAACAGAAAATTCGGTGCTCG GATTTATCGCCGTTCTCATCGCTTGCGTTCTATCCGGATTTGCTGGAATCTATTTCGAGAAGATTCTCAAAG GTTCAAATGTGTCGATTTGGATCAGAAATATCCAGCTGGCGTTCCCATCGATTTTCTTCGCTTTTCTCTTTGCATCG GTAAAAGACAATTCAAGCCTCTACCAAGACGGCCCGAACCCAATCGAAATCTGGAATAACATGCTTCAAGGATTCGACTGGGCAgtctgggttactgtagccatCAACGCATTCGGAGGACTCGTTGTTGCAGTCGTCATCAAGTATGCTGATAATATTCTCAAGGCATTTGCAACATCACTTGCCATCGTTCTCAACTGTATCGCTGCTTACTTCCTGTTCAACTTCCGTCCATCGATTCTCTTCCTCGTCGGAGCTTCTGGTGTTATCGCAGCCGTCTTCGCCTATAGCATGTACCCGTACAA agccTCTCATCAAGCCCTGCCAACCGATGCGCCGAAAGAAGTCGAGTTGCAGCCTGTGGTCGAGAGCAGCAAATCATAA
- the gcy-18 gene encoding Receptor-type guanylate cyclase gcy-18 (Confirmed by transcript evidence), whose amino-acid sequence MLKTLLFILIFFNIPIIAIEEIPDIKENGEKSSYTQFDNGAKLEVNKEHKRVIKIGHIGAVGVMPNDARILNISKENLIEEGLVGDDIEFEIVSRQACSESFEGVAVAAELYHVHQVRAFIGPYCAAELEAVTKMATFWNIPIISYSSVPNAVSDRSVYKTLARVSSKNTNSIAEATVALLLHYKWLKVAIATNTGSTAFERVSIFEEIMHREGVTIVKKVMFDENTDANEMMNSGQLGDLAANARIIICLFSSTKELSKEFMQATYTMRMNNAEYAYIIPWLQSGTKDLTPWIGADGEMLQRVKDHYANAIIVDDVNGFDDSVVSSFVEKIEKHGMQKSDIDVTNINGYLHLFDSLKLYALAIRKVLNETDNEAYVTNGQFIWNRMRRMKFEGVVSRSSSEENKDAGAIGTVLMDDVADRAPIFSAFYISPNRDKVMKMVNMESELISNCDGLKNKSGCFQLKINDIKSGFWPSEDGSMPLDEPICGYRGQRCSYLLEISVGSLIILLILISVVFFFLFRYCENKQLEKMPWRIFHDDLQFIDEEQVKSMMSVGSVTTKLSNIQTGQKQHAIIGVNTHTTYHRYKQRRPIKFIKEDMQLLTQMKQAVHDNLNPFLGAAFNEKEEMLVLWKFCSRGTIQDIIYNANVVLDEKFHGAFVRDITLGLEYLHASPIGYHGSLTPWCCLIDRNWMVKLSDYGIANPLERWEKQGAIEIAAAKDSDDKSQASQATSIIYMAPELLKNRETNKRRGMDQSWVKQSMLRRQAGDIYSFGMVMYEILFRSLPFRDNTNISELVDYLADGSKTVSPEIQNQMGLHPDLNALLRDCWSENPEIRPSIRRVRLNTEMVLKTKGSLVDQMMKMMEQYANNLEKLVAERTGMLEEANIRADQLLTQLLPAYVANELKMGRSVAPKLYSSATILFSDIVGFTTICSGSTPLEVVNMLNGLYTGFDECITRNKSYKVETIGDAYMVVSGIPEENEYNHSRNIANTALDMRQYLTGYQIPHRPTHRVRCRWGFHTGSVAAGVVGLTCPRYCLFGDTVNVSSRMESTGTPGMIQMSEEAHMHIRAHHPVFTTTERGEVQVKGKGTCRTFWLEDRVGDASTTNYIQNVEGV is encoded by the exons ATGCTAAAAACGTTGctttttattctaattttctttaatattCCCATTATTGCCATTGAAGAAATCCCGGATATCAAAGAAAACGGTGAAAAATCGTCGTACACTCAATTCGACAATGGCGCCAAACTGGAGGTCAATAAAGAGCACAAACGCGTCATTAAGATTGGTCATATCGGAGCTGTCGGGGTGATGCCGAATGATGctcgaattttgaatattagcAAGGAAAATCTGATCGAAGAGGGTCTTGTCGGCGATGATATTGAATTTGA GATAGTGTCACGACAGGCTTGCAGTGAGAGTTTTGAGGGAGTTGCAGTCGCTGCAGAACTATATCATGTTCATCAGGTCAGAGCCTTTATTGGACCGTACTGTGCAGCAG AGCTCGAAGCTGTGACAAAAATGGCAactttctggaatattccaatTATCTCTTATTCTAGTGTTCCAAATGCTGTTTCAG atCGTAGTGTCTACAAAACATTGGCAAGAGTTTCGTCGAAAAACACAAATTCTATAGCAGAAGCGACAGTCGCCTTGCTTCTACACTACAAGTGGCTAAAG gtgGCTATCGCTACAAACACCGGAAGCACAGCTTTTGAAAGAGtctcaattttcgaagaaatcaTGCACAGGGAAGGTGTGACTATAGTCAAAAAAGTAATGTTTGATGAGAACACTGATGCAAACGAAATGATGAATTCCGGGCAACTCGGAGATTTGGCCGCTAACGCGAGAA TAATAATTTGCCTCTTCTCATCTACAAAAGAACTATCCAAAGAGTTTATGCAAGCTACGTACACAATGAGAATGAATAATGCAGAGTATGCCTATATAATTCCATGGTTGCAAAGTGGAACGAAAGATTTGACGCCGTGGATTGGAGCAGATGGGGAAATGCTCCAAAGAGTTAAGGATCATTATGCGAATGCTATTATAGTTGATGACGTCAATGGATTTGATGATAGTGTTGTTAGCTCTTTTGTCGAGAAGATTGAGAAACATGGAATGCAGAAATCTGATATTGATGTG ACTAATATTAATGGATATCTTCACTTGTTTGATTCTCTAAAACTTTATGCATTGGCAATTCGGAAAGTGTTGAATGAAACTGATAATGAGGCTTATGTGACTAATGGACAATTTATTTGGAATAGAATGAGACGAATGAAATTTGAAG GAGTTGTGAGCAGATCCAGCTCTGAGGAGAATAAAGACGCAGGAGCAATTGGCACAGTGCTCATGGATGACGTAGCAGATCGGGCACCAATCTTCTCAGCATTCTATATATCTCCAAATCGGGATAAAGTCATGAaaatggtgaatatggaaagcGAGTTAATATCCAACTGTGATGGATTGAAGAATAAAAGTGGATGTTTCCAACTG aaaatcaacgACATCAAATCGGGGTTCTGGCCAAGCGAGGATGGCTCAATGCCACTTGATGAGCCAATTTGCGGATATCGAGGACAGAG atgcagTTACCTACTGGAAATCAGTGTTGGATCACTTATcattcttttaattttaatatcagttgtgtttttcttcttgtttAGATACTG CGAAAACAAGCAACTTGAAAAGATGCCTTGGCGAATTTTCCACGACGATCTGCAGTTCATCGACGAGGAGCAAGTCAAATCAATGATGTCAGTTGGCTCAGTGACTACCAAGTTGAGCAATATACAGACAGGTCAAAAGCAGCATGCAATAATTGGTGTGAACACCCACACCACCTATCATCGTTACAAACAAAGAAGACCCATCAAGTTTATAAAAGAGGACATGCAGTTGCTGACACAAATGAAACAAGCGGTTCATGACAATTTGAATCCATTCCTTGGAGCTGCTTTTAATGAGAAAGAGGAAATGTTGGTTTTGTGGAAGTTTTGTAGCAGAGGAACGATTCAGGATATAATCTACAATGCAAATGTAGTACTTGATGAGAAGTTCCATGGAGCTTTTGTTAGGGATATTACTTTG GGTTTGGAGTATCTTCACGCGTCGCCTATCGGCTATCACGGATCCCTTACACCATGGTGTTGCTTGATTGATCGAAACTGGATGGTTAAGCTGTCGGATTACGGTATCGCTAATCCACTGGAACGATGGGAAAAGCAAGGGGCTATTGAGATTGCTGCTGCAAAAGATTCGGACGATAAGAGTCAAGCATCGCAGGCAACTT CAATAATCTATATGGCTCctgaacttctgaaaaatcgagaaacaaACAAGAGAAGAGGAATGGATCAAAGTTGGGTGAAGCAATCAATGCTGAGAAGACAAGCCGGAGATATTTATTCGTTCGGGATGGTCATGTATGAGATTCTATTCAGAAGTTTGCCCTTCCGGGATAATACAAACATCAGTG aacttgtCGACTATCTAGCAGACGGATCGAAAACCGTGTCACCGGAGATTCAAAACCAAATGGGACTCCATCCAGATCTGAACGCTCTGCTGAGGGATTGCTGGAGTGAGAATCCAGAGATTCGGCCGTCGATTCGACGAGTTCGACTGAATACGGAGATGGTCTTGAAAAC aaaaggaAGTCTCGTTGATCaaatgatgaagatgatggaACAATACGCAAACAATCTGGAGAAGCTTGTCGCTGAAAGAACTGGAATGTTAGAAGAAGCCAACATCCGTGCTGACCAACTCCTCACCCAACTCCTACCAGCCTACGTGgcaaatgagctgaaaatgggAAGATCTGTTGCTCCGAAGCTTTATTCATCGGCGACAATTCTATTCTCAGATATTGTCGGATTCACTACAATATGCTCCGGCTCAACTCCACTGGAAGTTGTCAATATGCTTAATGGGCTGTACACTGGATTTGATGAATGTATAACTCGGAATAAGAGTTACAAAGTGGAAACTATCGGAGACGCTTATATGGTTGTATCTGGGATCCctgaagaaaatgaatataATCATTCGAGGAACATTGCGAATACTGCACTAGACATGCGTCAGTACCTAACCGGATATCAAATTCCACATCGTCCAACCCATCGTGTCCGTTGTCGCTGGGGATTCCATACAGGATCCGTCGCCGCCGGAGTCGTCGGGTTGACGTGTCCAAGATATTGTCTCTTCGGTGATACTGTCAATGTTTCGTCAAGAATGGAATCAACTGGAACGCCTGGAATGATCCAAATGAGTGAGGAGGCTCATATGCACATTAGAGCTCATCATCCGGTGTTTACAACGACTGAAAGAGGAGAGGTTCAAGTGAAAGGAAAGGGCACTTGCAGGACATTCTGGTTGGAGGATCGAGTTGGTGACGCctcgactacaaactacattcaGAATGTGGAAGGAGTTTAG
- the clec-186 gene encoding C-type lectin domain-containing protein (Confirmed by transcript evidence) has translation MLLFSAFLIFGFSIGFSEEASCRHPHERFIGTRCYAFVSKKHTYNTAKEYCDSHGYSLATVDNAITSNFLASSAATEFGSNNGQFWIGLSRKKDYELFNWDDGTIVSYTNFEAGFPNKQDFVAENVRNGRWQTLAEHKELEFVCSYDPTATTSAAPTTIPPTTTTTRAPTTTTVRKTTQTTATTMTTPKPTTTVSTTTTTTVPPTTTPKACPQGFVLFEPTQKCYIVLVYGNDSDYPDVPDDAPFLTRENQRCAKYGATVATIHSSDLNDLFRSLIYERFNDTRYATIGLRNIDMKTISGKWQWFDGTSPDYLNFGNMFPKTGDYIAQTSSQGFWVSYTHTAPNEGVVCSVDF, from the exons ATGCTCctattttctgcttttttgaTATTCGGGTTTTCTATTGGGTTTTCAGAAGAAGCGAGTTGCAGACATCCACATGAGAGGTTTATTGGAACTAG gtGCTACGCATTTGTGTCCAAAAAGCATACATACAACACTGCCAAGGAATATTGTGATAGCCACGGATACAGCCTTGCTACCGTCGATAATGCTATCACCTCTAATTTCTTAGCCT CCTCCGCCGCCACCGAATTCGGCTCGAACAACGGTCAATTCTGGATCGGGCTCTCTCGAAAAAAGGACTACGAGCTCTTCAACTGGGATGACGGGACTATTGTCTCCTACACCAATTTCGAAGCAGGATTCCCTAATAAACAGGATTTTGTCGCTGAAAACGTGAGAAACGGAAGATGGCAAACTCTCGCAGAGCACAAGGAGCTTGAGTTCGTGTGCTCTTATGATCCAACAGCGACAACCAGTGCTGCACCAACAACTATACCACCAACAACTACCACAACTAGGGCTCCAACTACAACTACGGTCAGGAAAACTACACAAACTACAGCAACTACCATGACAACTCCAAAACCAACAACTACAGTTTCCACCACTACAACAACTACCGTACCACCAACAACCACTCCAAAAGCCTGTCCACAAGGATTCGTGTTGTTTGAGCCTACGCAAAAATGCTATATTGTT CTTGTCTACGGAAACGACTCGGATTACCCTGATGTACCG GATGATGCTCCGTTCTTGACAAGAGAGAATCAAAGATGTGCAAAATATGGAGCAACTGTTGCAACAATTCATTCGTCGGATCTCAATGATCTTTTTAGAT CATTGATCTACGAACGTTTCAATGATACACGATATGCCACCATTGGTCTCCGAAACATTGACATGAAGACAATTAGTGGAAAATGGCAATGGTTTGATGGTACCTCTCCGGATTATTTGAACTTTGGAAATATGTTCCCAAAAACTGGAGATTATATTGCACAG aCATCTTCGCAAGGCTTCTGGGTGAGCTACACACATACTGCACCAAACGAGGGAGTTGTTTGTTCTGTggacttttaa
- the clec-187 gene encoding C-type lectin domain-containing protein (Confirmed by transcript evidence), producing MHFLLLITSLFSSFLLVSSSIANCNYGDIEYDGYCYTFVNQRLLFPDAQTHCATLGGVLVRVRGDQDGRWLAAIAGTEFHATYGNFWIGLQLVDGQWEWEDASTSTYKNWAPGYPFSGYDYVGAQLSNAKWVTVRSSLMLPFICYYQKGHNRNQLTTPAPSQNPGGICTGAELLLEHRCYSFIPTLLPYAAAKQKCESIGKTLAIFDDQMQINFVTSVSVSKFSMNYGSFWVGLTKNTADNTFHWADGNVNSLKNWTPGYPFQHQTVVSQQVSNGKWKTSETDTLLPSVCSGYLQ from the exons ATGCATTTTCTACTGCTTATAACTTCCTTATTCTCATCATTTCTTCTAGTTAGTTCTTCTATTGCAAATTGTAATTATGGAGATATTGAATACGATGGATA CTGCTACACATTTGTCAATCAACGACTACTATTTCCTGATGCACAGACTCATTGTGCAACTCTCGGAGGGGTCTTGGTGAGAGTTAGAGGCGATCAGGATGGAAGATGGCTTGCTG CAATCGCTGGCACAGAATTCCACGCCACCTACGGCAACTTCTGGATCGGTCTCCAATTGGTCGATGGTCAATGGGAATGGGAAGATGCGAGCACGTCTACTTACAAGAACTGGGCTCCAGGATACCCATTCAGTGGATATGACTACGTTGGAGCACAATTGTCCAACGCCaaatgggttactgtaagaTCGTCGCTGATGCTCCCGTTCATTTGCTATTACCAAAAAGGGCACAACAGGAATCAACTGACAACACCAGCGCCAAGTc AAAATCCCGGAGGAATATGCACCGGAGCTGAACTTCTATTGGAGCACAG GTGTTACTCCTTCATCCCGACCCTACTTCCGTACGCGGCTGCTAAACAAAAATGCGAATCAATCGGAAAAacattggcaatttttgacgaTCAAATGCAAATCAATTTTGTGACAT CTGTCTCCGTCTCAAAATTCTCCATGAACTACGGCTCTTTCTGGGTCGGTCTCACGAAGAATACCGCTGATAACACGTTCCACTGGGCTGATGGAAATGTGaattcacttaaaaattggaCTCCCGGCTACCCATTCCAACATCAAACGGTTGTCTCCCAGCAAGTGTCaaatggaaaatggaagaCATCAGAAACAGATACACTTCTTCCGTCTGTTTGCAGTGGATATTTACAGTGA